One part of the Marmota flaviventris isolate mMarFla1 chromosome 4, mMarFla1.hap1, whole genome shotgun sequence genome encodes these proteins:
- the Cox15 gene encoding heme A synthase COX15 isoform X3 gives MVDWHLIKEMKPPTSQEEWETEFQKYQQFPEFKILNHNMTLAEFKFIWYMEYSHRMWGRIVGLAYILPAAYFWRKGWLNRGMKGRVLALCALVCFQGLLGWYMVKSGLEEKPDSHDIPRVSQYRLAAHLGSALVLYCASLWTSLSLLLPQHKLPETHQLLWLRRFAHGTAGLVFLTALSGAFVAGLDAGLVYNSFPKMGESWIPQDLFTFSPILRNVFENPTMVQFDHRVLGITSVTAITALYFFSRRIPLPQRTKMAAVTLLALAYMQAGLGISTLLMYVPTPLAATHQSGSLALLSGALWLMNELRRVPK, from the exons ATGGTAGACTGGCATTTAATAAAGGAGATGAAGCCACCTACAAGCCAAGAGGAATGGGAAACTGAATTCCAAAAATACCAGCAATTTCcagaatttaaaat CTTGAATCACAACATGACGCTGGCAGAATTCAAGTTCATCTGGTACATGGAATACTCACACCGGATGTGGGGTCGCATTGTAGGCCTTGCATACATCTTACCTGCTGCTTACTTTTGGAGAAAGGGCTGGCTTAACCGTGGCATGAAAGGACGTGTTCTTGCTCTCTGTGCCTTAGTATGCTTTCAG GGTCTGTTGGGATGGTACATGGTGAAAAGTGGATTAGAAGAAAAACCGGATTCTCATGATATCCCTCGGGTCAGTCAGTACCGCCTTGCCGCCCACCTAGGCTCAGCCCTTGTTCTTTATTGTGCCAGTCTGTGGACCTCACTCTCACTGCTGCTCCCTCAGCACAAG ttgcCTGAAACCCACCAGCTCCTGTGGTTGAGACGTTTTGCTCATGGAACAGCAGGTCTCGTGTTCCTTACAGCTCTCTCAG GGGCTTTCGTGGCAGGACTAGATGCTGGACTTGTTTATAACTCCTTCCCCAAAATGGGAGAGTCCTGGATCCCGCAGGATCTCTTTACCTTTTCCCCCATCCTGAGGAATGTTTTCGAGAATCCTACCATGGTGCAGTTTGATCACCGGGTTCTG GGAATCACTTCAGTCACTGCCATTACAGCACTCTACTTCTTCTCCCGAAGGATCCCCCTTCCTCAGAGGACCAAGATGGCAGCAGTGACTCTGCTGGCTTTGGCATATATGCAG GCAGGCTTGGGCATTAGCACTCTGCTGATGTACGTTCCAACTCCTTTGGCTGCCACTCACCAGTCAGGCTCCTTGGCTCTGCTCAGTGGTGCTCTTTGGCTCATGAATGAACTCCGAAGAGTCCCAAAATAA
- the Cox15 gene encoding heme A synthase COX15 isoform X1, whose translation MQRLLFPPLKTLLGSQSVRLLVPRAAPRTQCGCSCGIRRPLRSGQYSTVSEVALQSGRETASLPSKAADRVVGRWLLVCSGTVAGAVILGGVTRLTESGLSMVDWHLIKEMKPPTSQEEWETEFQKYQQFPEFKILNHNMTLAEFKFIWYMEYSHRMWGRIVGLAYILPAAYFWRKGWLNRGMKGRVLALCALVCFQGLLGWYMVKSGLEEKPDSHDIPRVSQYRLAAHLGSALVLYCASLWTSLSLLLPQHKLPETHQLLWLRRFAHGTAGLVFLTALSGAFVAGLDAGLVYNSFPKMGESWIPQDLFTFSPILRNVFENPTMVQFDHRVLGITSVTAITALYFFSRRIPLPQRTKMAAVTLLALAYMQAGLGISTLLMYVPTPLAATHQSGSLALLSGALWLMNELRRVPK comes from the exons ATGCAGCGGTTGCTCTTTCCGCCCTTGAAAACCTTGCTGGGGAGCCAAAGTGTCCGGCTTTTGGTTCCTAGGGCGGCGCCTAGAACACAG TGTGGTTGCAGCTGTGGCATCAGACGCCCTCTGAGGTCAGGGCAGTACAGCACCGTCTCTGAAGTGGCTTTGCAATCTGGAAGGGAAACAGCGTCCCTTCCCTCAAAGGCTGCTGATCGGGTGGTGGGCCGATGGCTCCTGGTCTGCAGTGGAACGGTGGCTGGAGCAGTTATTCTTGGTGGAGTAACTAG GCTGACAGAGTCTGGCCTCTCAATGGTAGACTGGCATTTAATAAAGGAGATGAAGCCACCTACAAGCCAAGAGGAATGGGAAACTGAATTCCAAAAATACCAGCAATTTCcagaatttaaaat CTTGAATCACAACATGACGCTGGCAGAATTCAAGTTCATCTGGTACATGGAATACTCACACCGGATGTGGGGTCGCATTGTAGGCCTTGCATACATCTTACCTGCTGCTTACTTTTGGAGAAAGGGCTGGCTTAACCGTGGCATGAAAGGACGTGTTCTTGCTCTCTGTGCCTTAGTATGCTTTCAG GGTCTGTTGGGATGGTACATGGTGAAAAGTGGATTAGAAGAAAAACCGGATTCTCATGATATCCCTCGGGTCAGTCAGTACCGCCTTGCCGCCCACCTAGGCTCAGCCCTTGTTCTTTATTGTGCCAGTCTGTGGACCTCACTCTCACTGCTGCTCCCTCAGCACAAG ttgcCTGAAACCCACCAGCTCCTGTGGTTGAGACGTTTTGCTCATGGAACAGCAGGTCTCGTGTTCCTTACAGCTCTCTCAG GGGCTTTCGTGGCAGGACTAGATGCTGGACTTGTTTATAACTCCTTCCCCAAAATGGGAGAGTCCTGGATCCCGCAGGATCTCTTTACCTTTTCCCCCATCCTGAGGAATGTTTTCGAGAATCCTACCATGGTGCAGTTTGATCACCGGGTTCTG GGAATCACTTCAGTCACTGCCATTACAGCACTCTACTTCTTCTCCCGAAGGATCCCCCTTCCTCAGAGGACCAAGATGGCAGCAGTGACTCTGCTGGCTTTGGCATATATGCAG GCAGGCTTGGGCATTAGCACTCTGCTGATGTACGTTCCAACTCCTTTGGCTGCCACTCACCAGTCAGGCTCCTTGGCTCTGCTCAGTGGTGCTCTTTGGCTCATGAATGAACTCCGAAGAGTCCCAAAATAA
- the Cox15 gene encoding heme A synthase COX15 isoform X2, with amino-acid sequence MQRLLFPPLKTLLGSQSVRLLVPRAAPRTQCGCSCGIRRPLRSGQYSTVSEVALQSGRETASLPSKAADRVVGRWLLVCSGTVAGAVILGGVTRLTESGLSMVDWHLIKEMKPPTSQEEWETEFQKYQQFPEFKILNHNMTLAEFKFIWYMEYSHRMWGRIVGLAYILPAAYFWRKGWLNRGMKGRVLALCALVCFQGLLGWYMVKSGLEEKPDSHDIPRVSQYRLAAHLGSALVLYCASLWTSLSLLLPQHKLPETHQLLWLRRFAHGTAGLVFLTALSGAFVAGLDAGLVYNSFPKMGESWIPQDLFTFSPILRNVFENPTMVQFDHRVLDPPSSEDQDGSSDSAGFGIYAGRLGH; translated from the exons ATGCAGCGGTTGCTCTTTCCGCCCTTGAAAACCTTGCTGGGGAGCCAAAGTGTCCGGCTTTTGGTTCCTAGGGCGGCGCCTAGAACACAG TGTGGTTGCAGCTGTGGCATCAGACGCCCTCTGAGGTCAGGGCAGTACAGCACCGTCTCTGAAGTGGCTTTGCAATCTGGAAGGGAAACAGCGTCCCTTCCCTCAAAGGCTGCTGATCGGGTGGTGGGCCGATGGCTCCTGGTCTGCAGTGGAACGGTGGCTGGAGCAGTTATTCTTGGTGGAGTAACTAG GCTGACAGAGTCTGGCCTCTCAATGGTAGACTGGCATTTAATAAAGGAGATGAAGCCACCTACAAGCCAAGAGGAATGGGAAACTGAATTCCAAAAATACCAGCAATTTCcagaatttaaaat CTTGAATCACAACATGACGCTGGCAGAATTCAAGTTCATCTGGTACATGGAATACTCACACCGGATGTGGGGTCGCATTGTAGGCCTTGCATACATCTTACCTGCTGCTTACTTTTGGAGAAAGGGCTGGCTTAACCGTGGCATGAAAGGACGTGTTCTTGCTCTCTGTGCCTTAGTATGCTTTCAG GGTCTGTTGGGATGGTACATGGTGAAAAGTGGATTAGAAGAAAAACCGGATTCTCATGATATCCCTCGGGTCAGTCAGTACCGCCTTGCCGCCCACCTAGGCTCAGCCCTTGTTCTTTATTGTGCCAGTCTGTGGACCTCACTCTCACTGCTGCTCCCTCAGCACAAG ttgcCTGAAACCCACCAGCTCCTGTGGTTGAGACGTTTTGCTCATGGAACAGCAGGTCTCGTGTTCCTTACAGCTCTCTCAG GGGCTTTCGTGGCAGGACTAGATGCTGGACTTGTTTATAACTCCTTCCCCAAAATGGGAGAGTCCTGGATCCCGCAGGATCTCTTTACCTTTTCCCCCATCCTGAGGAATGTTTTCGAGAATCCTACCATGGTGCAGTTTGATCACCGGGTTCTG GATCCCCCTTCCTCAGAGGACCAAGATGGCAGCAGTGACTCTGCTGGCTTTGGCATATATGCAG GCAGGCTTGGGCATTAG